In Aquificaceae bacterium, a single window of DNA contains:
- a CDS encoding MFS transporter, whose product MMVSGFLLGAIIGSLIFGYLADKYGRKKLFLITLLLYAGGTFLTGFANSFETALLFRILAGAGLGGEFAAIQSAIDEFVPSRHRGKVDGTITALWNLGSLMASLSAIGLLKVIDEELAWRVAYFFGGVLETNH is encoded by the coding sequence ATGATGGTGAGCGGTTTCCTATTGGGTGCAATAATAGGCTCGCTTATCTTTGGCTACCTTGCGGACAAATATGGCAGAAAAAAGCTCTTTCTTATTACCCTCTTGCTCTACGCAGGTGGCACTTTTCTGACAGGCTTTGCCAACAGCTTTGAGACCGCCTTGCTTTTTAGAATCCTTGCAGGTGCTGGGCTTGGTGGCGAGTTCGCCGCCATACAGTCCGCCATAGACGAGTTTGTCCCATCAAGGCACAGAGGAAAAGTAGATGGCACAATAACCGCACTTTGGAATCTTGGAAGCCTTATGGCATCTCTCAGTGCTATAGGGCTACTTAAGGTAATAGATGAGGAGCTTGCGTGGCGTGTCGCATACTTTTTTGGTGGAGTATTAGAAACTAATCACTGA